The genome window caggatgaaaacatttctattaGCAGAACTAAGCACACGTGCAGTCAAACTGGACTGGGGTTGCTTTCCAGTTCAACACTCGAGCAATTAACCCAGATCCCTTTGCGAAGAAACTTAACTTTTTCAACTGTCAATATATATTCAAACTAACTGGTAATATTTCACACAATTTGAAATGGAGTGACTGTTTCTGGTGCTGCACGGACCCTCAGCTGGACCTCCTCCCTGGTAAGCAGTATCTGAATTGAGCCCGAGATGCTGTGTGTGCGCGCCTTGCCCCCGTTTCCTACCTGCAGCTCCTGGCTCTTGGTGTAGTACTCGTCACGGCCCTGCTGCAGCTGCCTGGTCTGGCTGTGCAGCCGAGAAATCATCATCTCATGCTCCTCCCTTTGCTGCTGGTACCTGAGCTGCTCATTCTGCAGGCTGTCCTTCAGAGACTGCATATCCGCCTCCTGCAGGCTCAGCTGATCCTTCTGCAGccacacagcaacaaaaaaatcacacacatacTCCTGTTTGGGGGCATTGAAATGAAAAAGCAAGGTGTCTAATAGACACAATGTTCCAAGAAGAGGCAGTACCCTAGCAAACTCTTAAAGGGAAAACTCCTAGCCACAATGTTTGAATCAAAGGACGCAGCGTTCTGGGAGCGCTCAGACTGTTTAAAACCAGGAGAGGCTGCTGGTGTCGATGCAATATACAAGTAAAGCAGCAAACAACCACGCCCCTACTCTCCCAGCACGGGGGGACAGCTAGCCGCTGCATGCAAGTCTGTGTGTAGCAGAGTGATAGGGGTGAGGCAGGCGGTCTCTagcagggcgggggggggggggggttaccatGGCTGCGTTCTGCTCCTCCAGCGCGGTGGCGTTGATGATGCGGCGCAGCAGACGTCGGTTGCGGATGGCGTGCTGCTCTCTCTTGTAGCGCTCATACAGTAGCTGAGAGTGCAGGAGGAGCAGCTGACTGCGCAGGGTGTGCAGCTCCTCCACCGGGGCCGTGCCTGGGGAGGAGGGGAGACAGGGAGCAGATACTGAGCATGCTAGTGAAAtcaatgcagggatggaaatgacacatttgatccattcctggttttactaggagcaaGACGCACGCTAGCTTGTTCCCTAGACgccgtggctaatcaagctgacagtaacacctggaatgggagaaagtgctatgcagtgggagtcgtatttccatccctgcaatgaacctctttgcactggctggtatattggattttttttgtaaagtaaattGCGGTCTTGAAGCACCCATCAGTAGGTATGAAACATATCtctgaatttagaaatattaaaatatattcaaatgacaaacgttttgactagagATTGTTTTCAACATTGAAagacagtgtgaaaaaaaaaaaaaacttctagtcTACACGTTATCATTGCggttaataattgtatttatttataacaatatgaaaaacaaaattaagagACCAGACAGAAAGATGTAAAAGCCACGGTTCCCTAGTTTCCCTGGTTACTGCTTTGAGAGCGAGTGCTAAACAGAGTTAAAATCCAATTGGGTGTGATGAGAGCCATAATTCAGCTAGCGTTCTTTGCAATTCACGATGTAACAAAGGCACGATTCAAAAGCAGCCTGCGCACTGGGGGTGTCTGGGTGCGTTCCTAGATTTTTTTGAAGATTTGTTGAGATGTTTACCTCCGAAGTGAGTCCAGTCAGCTGACTTGCTTGGCAAAGGTAACCTGGAATAAAGAAACACATTCCAATCAGAAGGTTACAATatcaaaaaatacaaactgtCCAGGGCAACTCTAACTCCCACGTACAGTGCTCTCCATTTCACAAGCTGACATGCACATGAAAACAGTGAAATCAGGGCCCTCGCACAGTCCAGCATAGAACAGGGCCTACCTGAGACCTAACCGAATTCCTGCTTTACTGAACTGTGAAACAACGAGGGAGTACCGTGGCACTTCACTGTCACACTTCAACAGGGTGcttctgttcatttaaaaaatgaatgtacttTTCCGATTCTGTGTGTCTAAACGGCTGAtcagctttaaaataaacaacaaatggAAGCCAATTTGTTCtgagttttttttggtttttctttcttGGCATTCAACGTCCAACGTAGGAGGATAACAGACAATGCCAGCAATTGTTCCCAGTTTAGCACAGTCTGGAGACAGAATCTCGGAATAGGCAAATTTAATGCAGGCAGCTCGGTGCGACTCCGAAAGTCTGGTTAATATCCAGTAAAATCTCACTGcaagaatgttaaataaaaagggaactggGGCAGAAAATCCAGTTTTAATAAGAAGCAAGTTTGTCAAGTTTGCTAGAGCAATAAAGCATGAAACTATGGAGCTTTTAAGAAATAAGAATAAAAAgaaccaaaacatttttaaacctgcttttaaaagtattttattataattcaTTCTGTAAATTGTATTGCAtggaattgcaataaaaaaataaagaaatgaaaaaactgGGGTATTACTTATTCCCAGCATCCATTGTGATATCCGGATCGGAATAAAAATATTACTTCACGTGCATCCTGTTtgcacaaaaaactaaaaactctgCCGGCTTACCTCTTGAGCTCCTTGACGTGCATGTCGCCGCCCTGCTGGATGAGACGGTCCAGCACCTCCAGAGGGGAGGTCGAtgcctccccctcctcctcctccatcagACGCTCCGACCCAGCCCTCCGCACCGCCTCTGCCGTCCTCCTGCCCACAAACAGCGCGGCGGCCTTGGGCAGCGCCAGGTCGAACAGGGGCTCGTAGGGGGCTGCTTGAGCCTTGCAGGGGCTGGGGGTGAACAGGCTGTACTTGCCCTGGTTGGTACCCTCACCCGCAGCTGGGGGGGAGTGGCTGCGGAAGGGTTCTTGGAGGGGCCCCTCGATAGGGGTAAAGACCGGCTTGAAGAAGCAGGGCTCCTGGCCCCCCACTGGCTGCCCTGCCTGCTTGTCAGGGGTGGAGTTGGTGTTCTGCCCGCAGCTCGACGCTGTCGCCAGAGCCGGGGGCGCCACAGGCTTCTTCTGGTTGCCAGTCAGGGTCTCCGTCGTGCGAAAGAAAGGAGAGTCGAAGCCGCCCCTGAGAGTCGGGGACTCTCGCTTGGCTACTGTGATCTTGTCCAGCTCCTCCGTGAAGGCATCTGCAAGGCAGGTGTTCGACTAGATTTTAAGACCCTAAGCTTGAACCTCACATGCCAAATACGAGTAACACAGGATTAATACAGTTGTACCCCCATCCAAAACAAACATTCTACGGTCAAGCGGTTAATAGCCACCCTCTGACATCAGCccgcaattaaaaataaaatttaagatTTCTCCGCATggattgtttttgaaaataatttaataatgaacagtttaataaaacagatatgGACTGCAGAGTTCCCCCCCTTTTTAATTGTAATCGGTTCCTGACGGATTGAAAAGGCGACCTCCACCGTCTGCCCCTTCTTTAAGCTCAGCACTAGTATCAGTGCACATGAACAGACACGCCCCAGTGCCCGCCGGCTCTGCAAAGTGACTTCACCCACCTTCCTCCCGCTCCTCCAATCTCCGCCGgtcctgctccagctccagctccttgATGAACTCTGGCAGCTCATCCAGAGTCATCGTCTTTACATTCTCGCTCTCCCCACCTAGTTACAGAGACAGCAACAAGAAGGCACGTCAGCGACAGCAATGCATCAAGTTCAAAACACTGCAACGTGCCTACGGGCACATCCACTATGTCATTCATAAAAAGGAAAAGTTATCTTGATCCGTGCTGTCACCGTGATTTAGCCAGGTACATTTTAAATCGCTTACCTAAATAGCTACTAactatgctttttctttttactggaTCCTGTTTGGCCTGCATCGCtaaaacattgtgtttaaaaataaataaaatttgaaggaaattgcttaaaacaaaaagacaaaacccACACCAGTGAAAAGCTCAGAGCTCCTGCTTACCCAGGTTACTGGCTTCGTCCAAGGTCCCTTTCTCCGAGTCTCTGATGTTCTCTTGTCTCGTCAGGCCAGGCTTCCAAGAATCTGCCTTTCCATTCTGGAAAACAAACCCCCCCAGTTAGGAAAACATTCTGTATAACAAGGATGCTGCAAGATTTCCAAACAAATGAGCCgcgttcataaaaaaaaaaaaaatcaaaaaaaaaatcaaagtgctttacaatgaGGGCATAAGTTAACTATAAATCGTTccataacaagaacaaaaactagGACACCAGAACATTTTTGGAGGCATTGCAGTTTAACTTTTTAGGTGTTGGACAAAGCCAGGTTCCCACAAAGATGTTTCATCATAAGTTATCCTACATAAACCATTGCAAAAAGTAGGACCACTTTTAGATGGTCCCTGTATGCCATGCTTCCGCCGGTCTGCATGCCAGTCCAGGTCTGTACCTTGCGTGTTGGAGAGGTGGCTCGCGGGGGAAGGGAGATGTGCTCAAACTCGTCTGAAGTCAGCGGCGGGGGAGAGGAGGTGGCAGGTGTGTCACAAGCAGGGGTGCCTTTGTCTCCGGCTGCAGAaacgacagcagcagcagcagcaataacaGGAATGAATTAAAATCTGAAATACTGGAATCCTGCGTTTCGTTGttcctttaattaaaaacacgGGGCTCCAGctttgtgtaccaaggttatgaaaatcaaaccatTTCTCTCTGTAGGAAATACAAGACCCCAGGATTTAAAACAACAGTATCTATATTCACCAGTGTGAAGAGCAGTTGAATAGATCTATTATCTGAtatgaaattataaaaaatatatatatatatatatataaaatagtaatCTTCCTCTACCTGGCATATACAATAAAGCTAACAGACTCATTTAACTTGATGACCAGGTAGTTCTGATTTCCTGCCATAGCTTTTCTTTGAAATTCAAAGGCTGGTTAACAAGAGATTTTCCAGAGAAGCAGGGGGGGCGTGTCTGTGTCGGTGCTCATACCCAGGGTGCTATGTACTCGGCCGGGCAGGTGGGAGGCGCTGTGGGACAGCTCCGAGGGGGTGCTGGTGGGAGAGATCCCCCGGGAGGAGGGGGGCGTGGCCATCCCGCACACAGAGGAGGGGCTCCAGAAGAGTTCCTGAAACCCACCACAAACATGACATCAAAAAACAAAGACTGGCTTCACAGGCAGGAAAAACAagagtaaaaaaaatgcatccatAGCAAAATtaaggggcttttttttttttttttttttttttttaaaactggcctggatacttttttttttcttcattattgtTTTGATATGCATGCCTTCTTGCTGGTAACATCTGGTGTAAATGCAGGGGCTGAGGATTTTGTGAAAGGATCCTCTATATAACAGACTGTGCCAAGCAGACACCCACATCACTGACTCATGAGCACGGGTTAATAAGTTGCTTCTCTTTTGTACCATTTGAAACGGGCGATTCACAGTTTAACACTGCTGCTGGGAAACTGCTCTCACCAGCCACTGAACCCTAGAACATTATCTTTTGTTCAAGGCaagctctgtattttttttaatattctattttatgTTAATTTAGAGCGTTTGCAATCATCAAATTGGCCCCTGAGCTTGTGCCTGGACTGTACCAGCCGATAAATACTTGCGAAAGACAAAATGAGCAGGAGTATTCTGCACACACCCTTACTGTTAAGTGAAGACAAAAAAAAGCAGGAGGACAGGCCAAAGCCGCTGTAAAGGGAAGGATCCACGAGCAGCAGTTACCTGGCTGGGTTCAGGCAGGCGGCGGGATGTCTGGGGGCTGTGGTACTGGGGCTGGGTCCCTGAGAGCTGAGACAAGGCCAGCAGTGGGGTGGAGAAGGGGGTCGAGGAGGAACTCCCTGAAAAACAACACGCTGCGATCACAAAACGGCTTCCAAATGAAAAGGGTCCACGTTAAAAAAgtgctgcttattattattattattattatttagttgacTCACTTTGTGCCCGCTGGACCAGCCCAGGTacacactattattattactactgctattattattagcagcattAAGGAGAAACATCTCATCAGAAGATGGCTTGTCCCCTAAGCACACGAAACACAAAGATTTGTTGCTTGCCAGAGTGAATCTGTGTTAACACCTCCTGTGAGCCAGGAATAGACAGTTCAGCAGCCATCAGTGATCCTCACAAAGCTGCTCATTCAAACCCTGAGTTAGCGTGATAGTGGCGGGTGATCTCACTCACCGAAACTGCTCTGGAGGTCAGTGAAAGGGCTGGCAGTGGGGTCCGCCTGCCTGTGCTGGACGTGCGTAGAGAAATGCTCCGGCATGGTGGAGTAGCCTTCCTCGCAGGAGGCCTCTTTGGGGTCCAGGGACACTTTGGCACATTCGATAACAATGTCGTGGATTTCAAACCTTTTCCACCTGCGGGGAGCGCCAAagcgaaataaaaataaacgacCAATATTAAAACAGGGCATCTAGGCACAAACACAGTGCTCCCATTTTAGctttcaaaatgaacaattacaaagcagttactcaaaaaagGAAGGTTTCTATCTCAAAAGATAAAACAGAGATAGAAATAAGacttcccccattccaggttttactacgagcttgattagccgtGGTGTTTTGGATAACAAGCTCAAGTGAGTCTTACTAAACtccttgtaaaaccaggaatggatcaagctgtaatgcaatgggagtcttattcccatccttgTATGCAttccatggtggtggtggtggtgatgggggggggggggttcttattAATATACAATCCAGGTACCGCAGGCGGTCACTGTGTGCGTGTTTCTAACAGTGCATGCGGACGGTATCAAACAGTTCTTGGATCCTACAGCTCCAGTACCTAGTTGGGTCCAGTTCGTGATCCTTGGTCCCAGTCACTAACTCGGGGTGTATACGAACATGCTCCAGCATGggctaaaaaagaaacaaagaaaaaaaaacaaaaacacaaaacaggacatgtCCCACTGATGTCCCAGAAAGAAGAGAATGAAGATGTCAACCGCCAGTTTGCTTAAAGCCCTTTTGTGGCTCACCTTGACCACCTCCTCGAAGGTCTCCATGTTCTCCTTCATGCTGTAGTGCGAGCGCAGGTAGGAGACGAAGTTGCAGGGGTACATGCCGTAGAGCCGGTGGAAGAGCGCGTACACGCTGGCATGCAGGTGGATCAGGTACACCTCCGGAACGTGCCCTGTTAGACACACGCCACCAGAGAACACACCGCGCGGCTGGATCATTTcacatgctaaatatttcaataGTACTGATCACCACTTTCAACATTAAAACGCTTGtatgtattagtttatttttatagtactatttcgattttcttttatttgtatgttcCCCACCAAAACGTACTCCTTATATTTTTCGGCTGTTCTAAAACGTTCCGTATCAGTTATCCTTTACCAAATAGAAACTTCTCTTAAAACAATTCTAGCAACTCTTCAAGAGAAAGCACAAACCCGCCCCCTTACAAGGGCCCATCTCCCATAGACTCTCCGCCACACACAAGGCGGTTCCCTTTCCCTGAAGAGGCTACCTGGGTTTTTCAGGTTCCAGGCTGCCAGGCGTCCAAAGATATCGAAGAACTCGTAGAGGTGCTGTTTGCCAGCCTGAGGGATCATGGGCAGGAGGGTAATTAACACCAGAACTCCAGTTATGAGAACCACAGCGTTGCCATCGCTCTGGAGACAGATGAAAGAAGCAACTGAAACTTTCAAAGCAGTCTGTATGGGCTGAATGGTAACTGGAACTGGAGtggcattattttgtatttcttgatTAGTTTCCAGATACATGGTATGGTtagttatttcaattttttttgcaggttaacTGCACTGGGTCTTATATACTGCACAGAGCACCACGTAACTTCTATAAACACGGACAGAACTAATTATATCTAAATAGTTGCATCTAAATTATATCTAAACCTTTATTTATAACATTTGGAGCTGAAAGATTAATTTCACTGCCACAATATTATTACATCAACCCTTTCTATCCTGGATATGTGTGGTTAGCTCTCCCCAACCCCCCAAACTGAGCTGCATTCCGAGTAGAACACCCACTGCAACCACTTGGTTAAAAAAGGCATTAGCATGTTTCCAGGTATATAATCCAGATGCCTGCAAGCTAGgacataaaaacacattcaacacTCAAGTCTGTGCATACCTTGAGACATTTGAGCAGCGACGGCAGCACAGGACTCCGGGAGATCTTGTGGATCCAGGACGGCTGCTTTCTGATGACGTGACCCAGCAGCGTGAGAGTGGCCAAGCGGCAGGCTGGCTTCGCCATACATTCGTTCATTTTGTCAAAAAGGTGCTGCAGGAGAAAGGGCCTCTTATCACTGACTGTTACACAGACAGGAGACAGGCAGACTGGCCTCAGCTAAAGGGTTACATGGAATGAAGAGACGACCCCAGTGCTGCCCGTAGCACAGCAAACTATAGGAGTAAGTAAAACAAACCATAAGAGTTACAGGCTCAACTGTGCTTAATTAAGATCACAGCAATACCTGAAATCGTTTGAACCACTTAAAATGCAATGGCAGGGAGTCTAATTTCCAGCCATGGGTTTCAGATTGCATGACACACTTTCCCAGGGTACCTTAATTGAGCATCAAAACCCATGCGCAAAACGcacatgcatatttttttgtgaatcagTGCACAAACCTGCCCACTCAGCTAAATAAAGGGGAGGGGCGGGGTTAGGAAATGTCAGTAGGTTCATGACGAGCTGTACTGTAGTTGATTTGCATGATCCTCTAGCGACCTCAAAAAGGGAACCACATCAGGCGTCTTCATTAGTGCAcctttttttacctttcaaatcaaacTGAAGTTCAACATGCAAATCACACAGTTAAAAGCAATTAGCGACACTCTAGACTCAAAGAGCAGGCTGGGTGCCAGAAGCCTGGCAGCCGGTCTTTCAACGCTGCGATGCTAATAGGGCGAAATGTCACCGATAGATTTACAGAAAGGAGGAACAGCAACACAGCATTCATAATAGTAACCCACCACCCCCCCCTTTGCTAAATGAGACAGGTTCAGACCTAAACAAattaaactgtcaaacaaaacagCTGCTTTTGTGCACAGCAACATCTTTCAAGCCCAAAATACGACAGAGTGCATTCCAGAACTACGTGAACGCTCACGATCGCTTCTCTTCTGGAGCTTCCACCTGATCGCAATCAACTGCAACAGAAAGTGGAGTCCACAGTGTTCTCAGAACGCCAGCAGAGACACTGCACAGAGTCCACGCCACATTTCAGTGAACTGTACCTGACCACACAGAACAGACCGCACCTCCCATTTTCCTGACCTCCTCCTTGTAACCCACATTAACcgcagtgactgaaggggttaAAGGAAAGCGGTAGATCTGACTCGCCTATACCCCACCAAAAGGATCGGGCACAGCGGGATTCTAAGTATATGAAACTGTACAGCACGAGGGAGTCCTTCTATATTGCATCAGCTACAGTGTTCCCTATTTATTTTACCATCTGAATTACAAATTAAACTGAATCAGCAGcactgtgcttatttttttatacttGGGAAGACTACAGATAAGTGGTTGAGACATATACTGACAGGGTACTGATTCATCGAATCAAGCcctaagtcaagcagacacacGCCATGCCTGGTGCATTTGTCAGCGTCGCGTCAATCCCTGAGCTCAAGTGACTCCTGCGTCTCCAGTGAATTTGGTGCATGGTTGGATCTGGCAGCGATGCTCTCCCCACCTTATCATGGGGCTCCCTCACAGAGGACAGGATGTGCAAAGCCTGCGTGGAGCTGCTTTCCAGGTAATAATCCACCAGACTGTTCAGTAGGAGGGACCCTCTGTCTgaagaaacaaaaagcaaaaccgCTCTGTCCGTTACAAAagggacagtttaaaaaaaaacaacagaattaaCAGGGCTTTATTTCCAGGCTACAGACTGAACTGTCAGCTCTGATGGAcacatttcaattacattttattgttgcAATTAATAAATGTGCGCACCCAAGTTTTTAACCTGAAGTTTGCTGGCGTTTTACTGTCATCAAGCCCTCTCACAATGATATAGCAGAACATTAATGAGGGTGAGCAAAAAGAATGTGTACTGCATAGGGACCTGTATATGCATAAACACTACAGCACCCATATTGACTAATTGCACATGGTATAGGAAAGCATGCAGGCTCTCCAGGGGTGTTTAAAGGTCCAAAGCCCTCCTCCACAGGCTAGGCGCCCTGGACAGTTTACCTTGGCTGAGGTGGTTGTTGAGAACTTCCTTGATTTCATCCAGTTCGTGCAGATCTGAGGATTCCAGGAGATGGAGGAGATCCATTACGCTGGGCTGTTCCTTCGCcatcgtctctctctctctctgcagcaggGGGTGCAGAGTGGGATTCAGGGTCTCTCTGTTAGAGGCTGGGGAGTCTCGCGCTTCACTCCGACAGAGTCCAGTCTGCCTGCAGCAGGTTCCAGAGCCGTCCACCGACACACAGCATGCAGACACCGCTGACAAAACAGAGACGGGAGAACAGCACAGCTAGTAGTGACAGCAAACTTGTACAGAGTCCTTGAGGATGCAGCTCAGTACCGTAACTAAGGTGGGCCAATTTCCGAATTGAATATTTGACAGGtaacatttaacaataaaaaagatatttaaaaaaataaataaatgagctgAGAACTTtaatattcaaaagcaagaagtaCTTTTTGGGCTTGGCAGTTTTTAAGGCTACAAACTTCAACCTGCCTTGTGATTTTATTCCACTTAAGTTTTGTAGCGGTGTGTTGTTCTGCACCAGTGATATAACTTGATAATGAAACAGCTATCCATTCCCGAGCTACATCTATCTCCGATCTGAACGGTTTGATTTCATAAGCTGCCTGCCACCACAACTAATGCTTCTTGTGCCAACTATTACAAATGATGTCGCAAAATGCATCTGGACACAGAAACAACTCGGGCGGTTCCTAAAGAGCGAGAGGGATTAATTTCCTGTTGAACAGACCGCGATCACCT of Polyodon spathula isolate WHYD16114869_AA unplaced genomic scaffold, ASM1765450v1 scaffolds_1422, whole genome shotgun sequence contains these proteins:
- the LOC121309703 gene encoding hamartin-like, which produces MAKEQPSVMDLLHLLESSDLHELDEIKEVLNNHLSQDRGSLLLNSLVDYYLESSSTQALHILSSVREPHDKHLFDKMNECMAKPACRLATLTLLGHVIRKQPSWIHKISRSPVLPSLLKCLKSDGNAVVLITGVLVLITLLPMIPQAGKQHLYEFFDIFGRLAAWNLKNPGHVPEVYLIHLHASVYALFHRLYGMYPCNFVSYLRSHYSMKENMETFEEVVKPMLEHVRIHPELVTGTKDHELDPTRWKRFEIHDIVIECAKVSLDPKEASCEEGYSTMPEHFSTHVQHRQADPTASPFTDLQSSFGSSSSTPFSTPLLALSQLSGTQPQYHSPQTSRRLPEPSQELFWSPSSVCGMATPPSSRGISPTSTPSELSHSASHLPGRVHSTLAGDKGTPACDTPATSSPPPLTSDEFEHISLPPRATSPTRKNGKADSWKPGLTRQENIRDSEKGTLDEASNLGGESENVKTMTLDELPEFIKELELEQDRRRLEEREEDAFTEELDKITVAKRESPTLRGGFDSPFFRTTETLTGNQKKPVAPPALATASSCGQNTNSTPDKQAGQPVGGQEPCFFKPVFTPIEGPLQEPFRSHSPPAAGEGTNQGKYSLFTPSPCKAQAAPYEPLFDLALPKAAALFVGRRTAEAVRRAGSERLMEEEEGEASTSPLEVLDRLIQQGGDMHVKELKRLPLPSKSADWTHFGGTAPVEELHTLRSQLLLLHSQLLYERYKREQHAIRNRRLLRRIINATALEEQNAAMKDQLSLQEADMQSLKDSLQNEQLRYQQQREEHEMMISRLHSQTRQLQQGRDEYYTKSQELQSKLVECQKEMGTLRAELQKANKKVCNKGRLLNLLSQKLTSSETVQQQLEFLNKRLLLLGEVNELYMEELRHSNPDNRKEVEMMQASQKKELDKMKQSAVQQSQRLEAAQKRIAELESQLAKKEHLFLEQKKYLEDVKSQAKGQLQAAQCRYQAQRQITQVLEKEMLELYSWLEREGVPQKPGAAACSTGSGGGETEACMPTGSRTGGSAAVSAVQMKPGVPDGTASGQANSPKASSSTLSHGQKQQPLQASPTGGSGGGSVNGSRHPPIVLEPSPSHSSSSSSSSSVGEIPIAVGSYPSAKSFLGMRARELFRNKSESQCDNEGPHLASLAQSLKTDQCVEAAEGAGQGQGRGHPAREEQAAGQQRESRREWQRQQQQLRIMDYNEAHHEQS